A genome region from Thermogemmatispora onikobensis includes the following:
- the trxA gene encoding thioredoxin, translated as MAERSNLFHISDSDFEARVLKSPTPVIVDFWATWCPPCRALAPTYEKLSDEYQGKLAFAKMDIDENPITPSRLYVQAVPTLIVFKDGREVARLVGPHPLRLKSEIDRILAQASVA; from the coding sequence ATGGCTGAGCGTTCCAATCTGTTCCATATCAGCGATAGCGACTTCGAGGCGCGGGTGCTCAAGTCTCCGACGCCGGTGATCGTCGATTTCTGGGCAACCTGGTGTCCCCCCTGTCGCGCCCTCGCTCCTACCTATGAGAAGCTGAGCGACGAATATCAGGGGAAGCTGGCCTTTGCTAAAATGGATATCGACGAGAACCCGATTACACCCTCGCGCCTGTACGTCCAGGCCGTCCCAACGCTGATTGTCTTTAAAGACGGTCGAGAGGTTGCCCGCTTGGTGGGTCCTCATCCGCTGCGCCTGAAGAGCGAGATCGATCGCATCCTGGCTCAGGCCAGCGT